In Vicingus serpentipes, the following are encoded in one genomic region:
- a CDS encoding RNA polymerase sigma factor translates to MRLFRIRNIKALTDAELITNYKNKGDTELVGELYKRYSHLVYGVCLKYYKNEDESKDAVIQIFENLLVDLKKHNIENFKSWLHSVSRNHCLMALRKNQTLQKRENEYEYSLGDNHTDTFDFEPHEKEIKELQLTALERGMTTLKEEQRICIDLFFLQEKKYEEVAELTGYTTKQVKSYIQNGKRNLANYMNTML, encoded by the coding sequence ATGCGATTATTTAGAATAAGAAATATTAAAGCTCTAACTGATGCTGAACTGATTACCAACTACAAAAATAAGGGTGATACAGAATTGGTGGGTGAATTATACAAAAGATATTCGCATTTGGTTTATGGTGTTTGCTTAAAGTATTATAAAAACGAAGATGAAAGTAAAGACGCTGTAATTCAAATATTTGAAAATTTATTAGTCGATTTAAAAAAACACAATATCGAAAATTTTAAATCGTGGCTGCATAGCGTAAGTAGAAATCATTGTTTAATGGCTTTACGCAAAAACCAAACTTTACAAAAAAGAGAAAATGAATATGAGTATAGTTTAGGCGATAATCATACAGATACATTTGATTTTGAACCTCATGAAAAAGAAATTAAAGAATTACAATTAACTGCTTTAGAACGAGGAATGACAACTCTTAAAGAAGAACAACGCATTTGTATTGATTTGTTTTTTTTACAAGAAAAAAAATATGAAGAAGTAGCCGAATTAACTGGCTACACAACAAAACAAGTAAAAAGTTACATCCAAAATGGAAAACGAAATTTAGCTAATTATATGAATACAATGTTATAA
- a CDS encoding tol-pal system YbgF family protein: MLKYINQQLSEKEEHYIQKHLIDCDFCSEAIKGMKYANDSSALFTIDHKIDQIVANKKTPILKNLMLAATVLTILFGAYFSYLTFNNVVTKNESKISLNTASPKTENKVMEETVPAFEETAEQEAEIGNSQQNNNVAEQTERDQTETIVATKENQKVKALEVDASITEGIMEKEEPMSFAANAEVIDLEDDVEILENEISDKKAEEVVTLSAIGSTSTRADNMPLKLDKSYKSSGNKRRAKEKTSAPSPVPIETEKELLEENRNESMAGGYFDDKNKDDFDAEVTKDAISQTISSADDLATDEFKENLDGNVLDKGIALFQQKKYEEAIKHFNIELLTKTTRNKSKTHWYKALCLIELNKIEEAKANLTQVINYNDEFLNEAKNKFTEIEKKKKAR; this comes from the coding sequence ATGTTGAAGTATATTAACCAACAACTTTCTGAAAAGGAAGAACATTATATACAAAAGCATTTGATTGATTGTGACTTTTGCTCTGAAGCAATTAAAGGAATGAAATATGCTAATGATTCTTCGGCTTTATTTACTATTGATCATAAAATTGACCAAATTGTTGCGAATAAAAAAACACCTATACTTAAAAACTTAATGCTTGCCGCAACTGTTTTAACTATTTTATTTGGAGCTTATTTTTCTTACCTCACTTTTAATAATGTAGTTACCAAAAATGAATCTAAAATTTCATTAAACACTGCAAGTCCTAAAACAGAAAATAAAGTAATGGAGGAAACTGTACCTGCTTTTGAGGAGACTGCTGAGCAAGAAGCAGAGATAGGTAATTCACAACAAAATAATAATGTTGCTGAACAAACAGAACGAGACCAAACAGAAACAATTGTAGCCACTAAAGAAAATCAAAAAGTAAAAGCACTTGAAGTTGATGCCTCTATTACAGAAGGTATAATGGAGAAAGAGGAACCGATGAGTTTTGCAGCTAATGCTGAAGTTATCGATTTGGAAGATGATGTTGAGATACTAGAAAATGAAATTAGTGATAAGAAAGCAGAAGAAGTTGTTACATTATCAGCTATTGGGAGTACATCAACTCGAGCAGACAATATGCCTTTAAAATTAGATAAATCTTATAAAAGTTCTGGCAACAAAAGGCGAGCAAAAGAAAAAACTTCTGCTCCTTCTCCTGTTCCTATTGAAACGGAAAAAGAATTGCTTGAGGAAAATCGTAATGAAAGTATGGCTGGCGGTTATTTTGATGATAAAAATAAAGATGATTTTGATGCCGAAGTAACAAAAGATGCTATTTCTCAAACAATATCTAGTGCTGATGATTTAGCAACTGATGAATTTAAAGAAAATTTAGATGGTAATGTTTTGGATAAAGGAATAGCACTATTCCAACAAAAGAAATATGAAGAAGCAATAAAACACTTTAATATAGAATTGTTAACGAAAACAACTCGAAACAAAAGCAAAACACACTGGTATAAAGCTTTATGTTTGATAGAATTAAATAAAATTGAGGAAGCAAAAGCTAATTTAACTCAAGTTATTAACTATAATGATGAGTTCTTAAATGAAGCAAAAAATAAGTTTACTGAAATAGAAAAAAAGAAAAAAGCTAGATAA
- the clpX gene encoding ATP-dependent Clp protease ATP-binding subunit ClpX, with protein MEKEQVKCSFCGRSKNEVDVMIAGVTGHICNHCISQAQNIVKEEVSGKSAKDFATQLKLLKPKEIKASLDEYVIGQDDAKKVLSVAVYNHYKRLSQIGIEIKDDIELDKSNILLVGETGTGKTLLAKTIAKQLNVPFCIADATILTEAGYVGEDVESILSRLLQASDYDVEAAQRGIVFIDEIDKIARKSDNASITRDVSGEGVQQALLKLLEGSVVNVPPQGGRKHPEQKLIAIETKNILFICGGAFDGITRKIANRLQTQAIGFKKSDSEVYDEDNLLQYITPQDVKSFGLIPELIGRLPILSYLNPLDRTALRRILTEPKNSIIKQYIHLFEMDDVKLSFDKAVLDFIVDKAIEYKLGARGLRSICEAIMLDLMYDLPSDDSKKEFKITLSYAEEMFKKTKLEKLKVA; from the coding sequence ATGGAAAAAGAGCAAGTAAAATGTTCGTTTTGTGGTCGTTCAAAAAACGAAGTTGATGTTATGATTGCCGGTGTAACTGGTCATATCTGTAATCATTGTATATCACAAGCACAAAATATTGTAAAAGAAGAGGTTTCTGGGAAATCAGCTAAGGATTTTGCAACGCAATTAAAGTTGCTTAAACCTAAAGAAATAAAAGCTTCTCTAGATGAATACGTGATTGGTCAAGATGATGCAAAGAAAGTTCTTTCTGTTGCTGTTTATAATCATTACAAAAGGTTAAGCCAAATTGGTATTGAAATCAAAGATGATATTGAGCTTGATAAATCGAATATTTTATTAGTTGGTGAAACTGGGACAGGAAAAACCTTGTTAGCCAAAACTATTGCAAAACAATTAAATGTTCCATTCTGCATTGCTGATGCTACAATTTTAACTGAAGCAGGATATGTAGGTGAGGATGTTGAAAGTATCCTATCAAGATTGTTACAAGCATCTGATTATGACGTTGAGGCTGCACAAAGAGGAATTGTTTTTATTGATGAAATTGATAAAATTGCTCGTAAAAGTGATAATGCCTCAATAACTAGAGATGTATCTGGAGAAGGAGTTCAACAAGCTTTATTAAAACTATTAGAAGGTTCGGTAGTAAATGTACCACCACAAGGAGGAAGAAAACACCCAGAACAAAAATTGATTGCTATTGAAACAAAAAACATTTTATTTATTTGCGGTGGTGCTTTTGATGGTATTACACGAAAAATAGCAAATAGATTGCAAACTCAAGCTATTGGTTTTAAGAAGAGTGATAGTGAAGTTTACGATGAAGATAATTTATTACAATACATTACTCCTCAAGATGTAAAATCGTTTGGTTTAATACCTGAATTGATTGGTCGTTTACCTATTCTTTCATACCTAAACCCATTAGATAGAACAGCATTAAGAAGAATTTTAACAGAGCCTAAGAACTCTATCATTAAACAATACATTCATTTATTTGAAATGGACGATGTTAAACTTTCGTTTGATAAAGCGGTACTCGATTTTATTGTAGATAAAGCAATAGAGTATAAATTGGGAGCAAGAGGATTGCGTTCTATTTGTGAAGCTATAATGTTAGACTTAATGTACGATTTACCTTCTGATGATAGCAAGAAAGAGTTTAAAATTACATTAAGCTATGCTGAAGAAATGTTTAAGAAAACGAAGTTGGAGAAATTGAAAGTGGCATAG